The following are encoded in a window of Amycolatopsis lexingtonensis genomic DNA:
- a CDS encoding cation:dicarboxylate symporter family transporter, which yields MPTPPTTEETPRKRDKTHYLYLAVIVAVLLGILVGFLFPGFAKGLKPLGDGFVNLIKMMISPIIFCTIVIGVGSVAKAAKVGKVGVMALVYFIVMSTFALAIGLVVGNLLHPGTGLHLNPADVKSVQKSASGAEGPVDFLLGIIPKTLVSAFTEGEVLQTLLVALLVGFALQKLGPKGAPILRGVEHLQKLVFRILAMIMWAAPIGAFGAIAAVVGATGWAALKSLAVIMIGFYATCLVFVFVVLGLVLWFGARVSILKLLRYLGREFLLILSTSSSESALPRLIAKMEHLGVDKSVVGITVPTGYSFNLDGTAIYLTMATLFIAAAQDEPLSIGAQIGLLVFMIIASKGAAGVSGSGIATLASGLQSHRPELVNGVGFILGIDRFMSEARALTNFAGNAVATVLIGNWTKEFDREQAQRVFAGQAPFDESTMVDEEREPAEAVAK from the coding sequence GTGCCGACCCCACCGACCACCGAGGAGACCCCGCGCAAGCGGGACAAGACCCACTACCTGTACCTGGCCGTGATCGTCGCGGTCCTGCTCGGGATCCTGGTGGGCTTCCTCTTCCCGGGCTTCGCCAAGGGCCTCAAGCCCCTCGGCGACGGCTTCGTCAACCTGATCAAGATGATGATCTCGCCCATCATCTTCTGCACGATCGTCATCGGCGTCGGCTCGGTCGCGAAGGCGGCGAAGGTCGGCAAGGTCGGTGTGATGGCACTGGTCTACTTCATCGTGATGTCGACCTTCGCGCTCGCCATCGGCCTGGTCGTCGGCAACCTGCTGCACCCGGGCACCGGGCTGCACCTGAACCCGGCCGACGTGAAGAGCGTCCAGAAGTCCGCCTCCGGCGCCGAAGGCCCGGTCGACTTCCTGCTCGGCATCATCCCGAAGACGCTCGTCTCCGCCTTCACCGAAGGCGAAGTGCTGCAGACGCTGCTGGTCGCGCTGCTCGTCGGGTTCGCGCTGCAGAAGCTGGGCCCGAAGGGCGCCCCGATCCTGCGCGGTGTCGAGCACCTGCAGAAGCTGGTCTTCCGGATCCTGGCGATGATCATGTGGGCCGCCCCGATCGGCGCGTTCGGCGCCATCGCCGCGGTGGTCGGCGCGACCGGCTGGGCCGCGTTGAAGAGCTTGGCCGTGATCATGATCGGGTTCTACGCGACCTGCCTGGTGTTCGTGTTCGTGGTCCTCGGGCTGGTGCTCTGGTTCGGCGCCCGCGTCAGCATCCTGAAGCTGCTGCGCTACCTCGGCCGCGAGTTCCTGCTGATCCTGTCGACGTCGTCGTCGGAGTCGGCGCTGCCGCGGCTGATCGCGAAGATGGAGCACCTCGGCGTCGACAAGTCCGTCGTCGGCATCACCGTGCCCACCGGGTACTCGTTCAACCTCGACGGCACCGCGATCTACCTGACCATGGCGACGCTGTTCATCGCCGCGGCGCAGGACGAGCCACTGTCGATCGGCGCGCAGATCGGCCTGCTGGTCTTCATGATCATCGCGTCGAAGGGCGCCGCGGGCGTGTCCGGCTCCGGCATCGCGACCCTGGCCAGCGGCCTGCAGTCGCACCGGCCGGAACTGGTCAACGGCGTCGGCTTCATCCTCGGCATCGACCGGTTCATGTCGGAGGCCCGCGCGCTGACGAACTTCGCCGGCAACGCCGTCGCGACCGTCCTCATCGGAAACTGGACCAAGGAGTTCGACCGCGAACAGGCGCAGCGCGTGTTCGCCGGGCAGGCGCCGTTCGACGAATCGACGATGGTCGACGAAGAGCGGGAACCGGCGGAAGCCGTCGCGAAGTAA